The following coding sequences lie in one Rutidosis leptorrhynchoides isolate AG116_Rl617_1_P2 chromosome 6, CSIRO_AGI_Rlap_v1, whole genome shotgun sequence genomic window:
- the LOC139852812 gene encoding uncharacterized protein — MQGGRGRGNPFFGFSDPFADFGGMPGLFGGRDPFDDPFFTRPFGGMLSSGLGGSPFMDLNSIGTSLFGPRPNPFMVEQAPRIHESRPSFPSNSRGPIIEELNSDDENEQHDAQDRNLDNPRRHGRSGMQPYVQHPDEEFEGREMSRAQFGNEFSMMNHPISRPQGHSYTFQSSTVTYGGSNGAYYSSSSTKRSGSDGLRFEEYKEADSVTGQAAHRVSRGIHDKGHTVTRNLKSDGQVDTMQMLHNINEDELGGFEEAWKGKARQHLPGWSGGPTNHEGLGETRRGGWALPSTERSGHGLMDHGSSSGSHVGVRRKPDGGENRQSSKIRRH, encoded by the exons ATGCAAGGTGGGAGAGGAAGAGGTAATCCTTTCTTTGGTTTTAGCGACCCGTTTGCTGATTTCGGTGGGATGCCGGGCCTTTTTGGAGGACGGGACCCATTTGATGACCCGTTCTTTACCCGCCCATTTGGTGGAATGCTATCATCTGGTCTTGGGGGAAGCCCTTTCATGGACTTGAATTCAATTGGAACAAGCTTATTTGGTCCGAGACCAAATCCTTTCATGGTTGAACAAGCTCCTAGAATTCATGAAAGCAGACCTTCGTTTCCAAGTAATTCAAGGGGACCAATTATTGAAGAACTGaactccgatgatgaaaacgagcaACATGATGCTCAAGACAGAAACCTAGACAATCCTCGAAGGCATGGTAGGTCCGGGATGCAACCTTATGTTCAGCACCCTGATGAAGAATTTGAAG GTAGAGAGATGAGTCGGGCCCAATTTGGGAACGAGTTTAGTATGATGAATCATCCGATTTCACGTCCACAAGGTCATAGCTATACCTTTCAGAGCTCGACTGTTACCTATGGAGGTTCTAATGGAGCATATTATTCTTCCTCTTCAACAAAGAGGAGTGGTAGTGATGGG CTGAGATTTGAAGAATATAAAGAGGCCGATTCTGTTACCGGTCAGGCAGCTCATAGGGTTTCAAGGGGAATTCATGATAAG GGCCATACCgttacaaggaatctgaaatcaGATGGTCAGGTGGATACAATGCAAATGTTGCACAATATTAATGAAG ATGAGCTTGGCGGGTTTGAAGAGGCTTGGAAGGGAAAGGCTAGGCAGCATCTACCTGGGTGGAGCGGCGGACCCACTAATCATGAag GGTTGGGGGAAACAAGAAGGGGCGGTTGGGCACTGCCTTCAACTGAGCGGTCAGGACATGGATTAATGGACCATGGTAGTTCATCTGGATCCCACGTGGGTGTGAGAAGGAAACCAGATGGCGGTGAGAATCGTCAATCATCCAAGATTAGAAGGCACTAA